The Aedes aegypti strain LVP_AGWG chromosome 1, AaegL5.0 Primary Assembly, whole genome shotgun sequence sequence tcagcacgatcggtgaaactatatttaagCGCCAgtctttcaaagtttgtataggatttactatgggaaaacttacttaatgggacccaaatgcaatccaaaaagtggactggagcgagaatctaaattttccatatacCATTGTCCATTAAGtattctctgagcggtgagagtttattttcattattttttctttcactcaggccaaATTCTTTTAAGATGCATAGTGTCCATTATAGAGAATTGAATGTATCAGCAATGTCTACAATAATCTTTCCAGGAGTATGAATTTCACTGAATCTTTCtcagaaagattcaccctcgcaccaaatgtaccatgtacaaaacgcttataagaccggtggtcctctatggacatgaagcatggaccatgctggaagaggacctgcaagcacttggagtgttcgaacgaagggtgcttaggacgatctttggcggagtacattaaaacggtgtgtggcggcggagaatgaaccacgagctcgctaggctctacggtgaacccagtatccagaaggttgcgaaagccggaagggtgcgttgggcagggcatgttgcaagactaccggacaacaatcctgcaaagatggtgttcgcgtcgaatccggttggcacaagaaggcgaggagcacagcgagcgaggtggcttgatcaggtgcaacaagatctggagaacgtgggccaaaatcgaagttggagagacacagccatggaccgagtaaattggcgtaacatcgttaacgaggttttatcaaattaattgatgtaacaccaactaaataaataaataatgaattTCACTGAATTTTTAACAAAAGCGCATTCTGAGTAGTATATCAAGTAGTTCCTTCACATTCGTCTCTACCAATATAAACAGTAattttatttgcatttttttaatatctacAAGAACCTCGGGCTATTCAAATAGTTCACCTTTAAGAGATTTGAAACATTTAGTATGCCTTCTTGTACATATCTCACACTTTTTGTAATTTATATGCACAATAATTATTCTCGCATAAAACGCCCTGGAATCCTTGCAAATTTTCTGGAATTTTACGTAAACATGCAAAACTATAGCTTTGAATAAGGGTCGCTCAAATGgcagttcgccaagggcgccagaaggccacgctacggctctgtgtccatagtagcatccactacagaGCATTGTATTCCAATctgtgacacccaccgtacaacactgTGTGGTCAGATGTATAATAAGcttgtcaaatcaagaatgtgtCTAGTTATTAATACTACAACTCTAGTTAAATAAACCGAacatattttcttgtgtagtgatgttgactatgttttggtagagttaacagattaatgtagtcggttgaaaatcgttggtgcagttcttaattttaccatggactCAGTAGtttttacaataaaattcatttcagtgtaaacTTATCCAATTGGGGCTTTGACTAGAAAACTTTTTGGTGTATAATCCCAGGTGTATAACAGTTAAGACACACACCTCATACATCCAAGAGTGTCGCAGGGCACGTTCGCACAAACTCGAAATGTGAGAAACGTCAAACCAAAAAGAAGCCAAAAAACCCAAACAAACTCAAGCTTGAATCAATATCTGGTGAAAAAGAATTCGTGATTTCTGTGATAAATCGGCCCAATACTCACCTGAATCGTGTTCGGAAACGTTCCCTAGCACTGCCGGAAGATGTTGTACCTGGAGGATTATCTCGAGAGTAGGTATCGGTGGGTTGTCCGGGCGATTATAGTTTATTTTCGGAGGAGCAGCCAGATGCTGTTGTTGGAATTATGAAGTCCGAACTGGGGGAAAGGCTAACCTTACGGGAAACGTCGGTCTGGTTAGGATGCGTTCGCGACACGAGCGCGCAATTTCGGGTGATGGCGCAAAAATTTGAATTCGATCACGTTGTTCGTCTTAGCCAGCATGGGTTTTTACTCAGCATGTTAGAGCCGCGCGCTTGAAGTTTTTAAcaatcttggcattacgtcctcactgggacaaagcctgattctcagcttagtgttcaatgagcacttccacaggcattaactgaaagctttctttgccaaagttgccattttcgcattcgtatatcgtgtggcaggtacgatgatactctatgcccaggaaagtcaaggaaatttctattacgaaaagttcctggaccgactgggaatcgaacccagacaccttgagcatggctttgctttgtagccgcggactctaaccactcggctaaggaaggccccaatttgtgcgaattgcttaaTGGTAATGCTAATGCTGTAAGAATATTTTAGGAATTGAAGTTTCGGGGCATTCGAAAAAATGGCAGATTGTTCTCGCACGATACATACAGCTTATAATGCCAAACTAATACTAATCATTATAATTTCATTGCAGTGATTGAGCATCTGCCTCAAGAACTTCGGGATCGATTTACGGAGATGCGTGAAATGGATCTCTCAGTACAGAGTAAGTTATCCCTTGAATTACGTATATTCAAATAAGTTCTAGATCCCCTGAATTCACCCTTTCCAGACAACATCGACTCGCTGGACAAACGAGCCCGGACCCTCTTCCAGCAGTGCCGTCGTGGCGAAATGCTCGGCAGTCTGGCCGATACGGAGTTCGACTCGATCCGCAAGGACTACTACCGAGTGCTGGAGGATTCGGACGAAAAGGTTCAGCTGGCTGGGCAGATGTACGACCTGGTTGATCGCTACCTGCGGCGGTTGGACAGCGAACTGTACAAATTCAAATGCGAACTGGAGGCGGACCACAACGGGATTACGGAGATACTGGAGAAGCGCTCGCTGGAACTGGATTCGTCTACCAGTAATGGGGGGTTGAATCAGAAAGAGAACAGGTACTTCGACACGTTGGCGGGTATTTCGAGTGCGATGTCCGGGTCTACGGCGGCTCGGGTTGAAAGTCGGTACAACATCAAGCCGGAGAAGCGCCGCGAGAACAGTATGGTGGCCATTTCGTCGCTGGGAGGCCCCCCACCGGAGAAACGTCAAGCGGTGGCAACGGCCAGTGGCATTGCCAGTCCTTCGGTTCGTCCGACTACTCCGAATGTTGCCGCTGCTAGCGAAACGTACCACAAACTTCCACCGGCGGCAAGTTCCGTCACCCCGAGGGCCACCTCCTCCGTGGCCTACAATCTGCAACAGTTTGGAGCGGGTAATGCGATAGCGGCCGCTGCCAGTCAGGCCATTGCCCAAACACAGCAGATGCAACAGGGCAGGAGGACCGCCAGCTTGAAGGCATCGTACGAAGCTATTCACGGGGCCGGAGGAACGGGAACGGGTC is a genomic window containing:
- the LOC5567841 gene encoding inhibitor of growth protein 3 isoform X1, which gives rise to MLYLEDYLEMIEHLPQELRDRFTEMREMDLSVQNNIDSLDKRARTLFQQCRRGEMLGSLADTEFDSIRKDYYRVLEDSDEKVQLAGQMYDLVDRYLRRLDSELYKFKCELEADHNGITEILEKRSLELDSSTSNGGLNQKENRYFDTLAGISSAMSGSTAARVESRYNIKPEKRRENSMVAISSLGGPPPEKRQAVATASGIASPSVRPTTPNVAAASETYHKLPPAASSVTPRATSSVAYNLQQFGAGNAIAAAASQAIAQTQQMQQGRRTASLKASYEAIHGAGGTGTGPHDLLINRELAGATHNALQAVERETSNAFSNQQRRQHKKKLTANTSAAATLLQAHQKQQHSARLSPNLSSSSLDLLEPSLPGVLSGGVGAGSLGSDGGISSASSSSGSGMGLGVGAGSGPAGLGPGVIGGGGSSGGSAHTAHLPGGPPMGPSAVLNENGMVVEQTPEGEWTYDPNEPRYCICNQVSYGDMVACDNEDCPFEWFHYPCVNITSTPKGKWYCPQCSSSMKRRASRKN
- the LOC5567841 gene encoding inhibitor of growth protein 3 isoform X2 codes for the protein MLYLEDYLEMIEHLPQELRDRFTEMREMDLSVQNNIDSLDKRARTLFQQCRRGEMLGSLADTEFDSIRKDYYRVLEDSDEKVQLAGQMYDLVDRYLRRLDSELYKFKCELEADHNGITEILEKRSLELDSSTSNGGLNQKENRYFDTLAGISSAMSGSTAARVESRYNIKPEKRRENSMVAISSLGGPPPEKRQAVATASGIASPSVRPTTPNVAAASETYHKLPPAASSVTPRATSSVAYNLQQFGAGNAIAAAASQAIAQTQQMQQGRRTASLKASYEAIHGAGGTGTGPHDLLINRELAGATHNALQAVERETSNAFSNQQRRQHKKKLTANTSAAEPSLPGVLSGGVGAGSLGSDGGISSASSSSGSGMGLGVGAGSGPAGLGPGVIGGGGSSGGSAHTAHLPGGPPMGPSAVLNENGMVVEQTPEGEWTYDPNEPRYCICNQVSYGDMVACDNEDCPFEWFHYPCVNITSTPKGKWYCPQCSSSMKRRASRKN